In the genome of uncultured Sphaerochaeta sp., the window GGATTCCCAACGAGGAGCAGAGCCGTATCTTCGAGCAGTTTGCTATCATTGCCGACGAGAAGGTCAGTCTGCAGACGGGCTTGGGGCTGCCCTTGGTCCGGCATATCATGCGAGGGTACGGAGGAGAGGTGTTGCTGGAAAGCTGTGAGGGGAAAGGAAGCACCTTCACCCTGGTCTTCCCCCCCTCCTTGGTGGAGGTCCTGCATGCGGAGGACCAATCTTCAAGTGCCACGCTTGCCCCGCTCTTCCTCTCCGACTTTTCCCATCTCCATGTAGATGCGCAGGACGGGGCTACAGATCTTCCGACCGTGCTCGTGGTGGAAGACCATGCAGACCTCAGATGGTATATCCATTCCATCCTTGCCCAGCACTATCGTGTGCTGCTCGCCGAGGATGCCTCCGAAGGCCTTGCGCTTCTGAAGGACGAGCATGTGGACCTGATCATCTGTGATGTGATGATGCCCAGGATGGACGGTCATGCGTTCCTCAAGGAAGTGAAGACCAGCTTCAAGGAGACTCCCATTCCCCTCATTTTCCTCACAGCCCGGGATTCGGTGGAAGAGAAGATTGATTCGCTGCGCGAGGGAGCAATTCGCTACCTTACCAAACCCTTCCGACCCGAAGTGTTGCTTGCCATCATCGAATCTGTGCTCAGTCATGACAAGGAGCTCCTTGGTTCACGGATCGAGCATGTTCGCAACGGACTGGCAGCGGTACTGGAGGAGATGGAAAATCCCGAGAGGAAATCCGACTCGTTTGCCGTACGGCAGTTTGCACGCCAAAAAGAACTCTCCCACCGAGAGACAGAAGTGCTGCTGCTCATTGCCAAAGGATTGAGTGACAAGGAAATTGGTGCCCAGCTCTCACTTTCCCCCAAGACGGTTGCAAACCACAACCGAGCCATCTATACAAAGTGTGAAGTCAGTGGGCGGTATGAGTTGCTCTCAAAGCTCTATGGAAGCAGCTGACCTTTCCTTTTCTCTCTGTTTTTGGCATGATGGCACCCATGATACAAGCGCTGATTGAAGAGTTGAAAGCCCAGAAGGGCCTCGATGCACTGGTGCTCGCAGGATCGAGGACGGGGTTGGGCAGCGATACGCTCTCTGACTGGGATCTCTACCTCTATGCAGAAAAAACGCTATCGCTTGAGATCCGAAGAGAGATAGCCCGGCGATACGCCGCAAAGGCAGAGGTGGGCAACGACTTTTTCGGCGAGGGGGATGAGCTGCTGCTTACCGACGGAACCTATGCCGACCTCATGTACCGCTCCCTCTCCTGGGCAGAGGATGAGGTTACGCGGGTCTGGATCGACTGCCAGGCCCAGGTGGGCTACACCACCGCATTCATCCACAATCTCAAGACGAGCAAGATTCTCTTCGACCCGTATCATCGGTTTGCCGACTTGCAGGAGCGACTCTCCAGCCCCTATCCCACAGCCTTGGTCCAGGCTATCATTGCCAAGAATCACCCCCTGCTGCGGAGCAAGCTTACCGCCTCCTATTATGAGCAAATTGAACACGCCCTCGAGCGCAATGACCTGATCAGCGTGGCACACCGCACCAGTGCCCTGCTGGCGAGCTACTTTGACGTACTGTTCGCCCTCAACCGGCAGACCCATCCAGGGGAGAAGCGCCTTGTTGCGTGGGCAACCCACACCTGCAGCCAACTACCCTGCAATTTTGTACAGGATGTGCGGGCTGTGGTGCAGGGGATCGGGCAAGCGGATATCCTGGAAAGGTTGACCGTCCTGCTCGATCATCTTGATGACCTGATGGATCTCTAGGCTGGAAACCAACCTCTTGTCCTGTTTGCTACATTGACCAGTGCGAGCATGACCGGAACCTCAACCAGTACGCCCACCACGGTGGCCAAGGTTGCCCCGGACTGCAGGCCGAAGACCGATATGGCCACAGCAACTGCCAATTCAAAGAAGTTGGACGCACCGATGAGCCCTGCAGGGGCTGCCACATTGTGGGGCAGTTTCCAAGCCTTTGCCCACAGGTATGCCACAAAAAAGATGAGTACAGTCTGCAATACCAAGGGAATTGCGATCAGAAGGATGTGCACCGGATTATCCACGATGGTTTGGCCTTGGAAGGAGAAGATGATGATCAGCGTCAGCAAAAGGCCGATGATCGTCACATGCTTGAAGCGCGGTATGTACTGCTGCTCAAAGTATGCCAGACCATGTTTCTTCGTGATCAGGGTCCTGCTGAGCCAGCCGGCTGCCAAGGGGATGACTACGAACAGCACGACCGAGAGAGCCAATGTCATCCACGGGATGCTGATCCCGCTGATACCCAGAAGCAGGGCAACGATGGGTATGAAGAGGACGAGAATGATCAGGTCGTTGGTGGCAACCTGCACCAGGGTGTAGGCTGGGTTTCCTTTCGTCAGATGGCTCCAGACGAAGACCATGGCCGTACAGGGGGCGGCTCCCAGCAGAACTGCTCCTGCCAGGTATGCTCTTGAGAGTTCTTGCCCGATGAACGGCCGAAAAACCATCGTGAAGAAAAAGAGTGCAATCAGGTACATGGTGAAGGGCTTGATGAGCCAGTTGGTGACCCACGTCACCACCAGACCTTTCGGGTTTCTCCCTACCTCTTTCACGCTCTCAAAGTCCACCTTGAGCATCATCGGGTAGATCATCAGCCAGATCAGGATGGCAACAGGGATCGATACATTGGCATACTCGAAGGTGGAGAGCCAAGCAGGTATCTGCGGCAGCTTCAGTCCGATCAGCACCCCGACTGCCATGCAGGCGAGGACCCACACAGAAAGATTGCGTTCGAAGAATGCCATATCCATTGATGTGCGCTTCATTGGGTACTCCTTCATGTCATATAGATATTAATCTATATGAAAAACCTGCATAGTGGCAATACGTTCACGTGGCATTCACCGGTGTATTCTTTGCAGAAAGATGCACATGGCTTGGGGTGATGAATGTTGACGTATCATGACAGTGCCCCTACCATGGAGAGGAAGATACCAATTCTGGAGGTCCTATGAGAAAACTACGAGTGTTCACCCTGTCCTTGGCTGTCGTATTGTTGCTCACCGGCTGTATGTCCCTCGCCTCATTCTTCCCGTTGGCAACCAATCCGCTCTCTCCCCAATCATCCATGTTGGTAGTGGAGGTAGGCATGCTCCAGGCCGATGGGTCCTCGGTGTCCATGTCCAACACCAATGCAACGGGCTGGGCGCCCTGGGTGGTGGA includes:
- the arsB gene encoding ACR3 family arsenite efflux transporter; the encoded protein is MKRTSMDMAFFERNLSVWVLACMAVGVLIGLKLPQIPAWLSTFEYANVSIPVAILIWLMIYPMMLKVDFESVKEVGRNPKGLVVTWVTNWLIKPFTMYLIALFFFTMVFRPFIGQELSRAYLAGAVLLGAAPCTAMVFVWSHLTKGNPAYTLVQVATNDLIILVLFIPIVALLLGISGISIPWMTLALSVVLFVVIPLAAGWLSRTLITKKHGLAYFEQQYIPRFKHVTIIGLLLTLIIIFSFQGQTIVDNPVHILLIAIPLVLQTVLIFFVAYLWAKAWKLPHNVAAPAGLIGASNFFELAVAVAISVFGLQSGATLATVVGVLVEVPVMLALVNVANRTRGWFPA
- a CDS encoding DUF4037 domain-containing protein → MIQALIEELKAQKGLDALVLAGSRTGLGSDTLSDWDLYLYAEKTLSLEIRREIARRYAAKAEVGNDFFGEGDELLLTDGTYADLMYRSLSWAEDEVTRVWIDCQAQVGYTTAFIHNLKTSKILFDPYHRFADLQERLSSPYPTALVQAIIAKNHPLLRSKLTASYYEQIEHALERNDLISVAHRTSALLASYFDVLFALNRQTHPGEKRLVAWATHTCSQLPCNFVQDVRAVVQGIGQADILERLTVLLDHLDDLMDL